The Rattus norvegicus strain BN/NHsdMcwi chromosome 9, GRCr8, whole genome shotgun sequence genome contains the following window.
gaagttgaagtcaatgacaacttggtcattggagacataagaaagaaattaaagacttcttagaatttaatgaaaatgaagatacaacatacccaaacttatgggacacaatgaaagcagcgctaagaggaaaactcatagctctgtatgcctgcaaaaagacacaggagagagcatatgtcagcagcttgacagcacacctaaaagctctagaaaaaattaaataaaccctagaggagtagaaggcaggaaataatcaaactcagggctgaaatcaaacaagaacaaacaaaaccgagtatcaaaagaatcagcaaacccaggagctggttctttgaaaaactcaacaagatacataaacgcttagccatactaaccagaggtcacagagagtgtatccaaattaataaaatcagaaataaaagggagatataacaacaaaatctgaagaaattaaaaagatcatcagatcctactacaaaaacatatattcaacaaaactggaaaatgtggaggaaatggacaattttctgtacagataccaggtaccacagttaaatcaggaacaaataaaccattgaaacaaatccataactcataaagacatagaaactgctattaaacatctcccatccaaaaagagcccaggaccacatggatttagtgcagaattctatcagaccttcgtagatgacttcataccaatactgtccaaactattccgcaaaatagaaacagacagagtactaccaaattccttctatgaagccacaattactcttataccaaaaccacagaaagatacaacaaagatagagaaattcagacctatttgatttatgtatattgatcaaaaatgctcaataaaattcttgcaaactgaatccaagaacacatccaaacaatcatccatcatgatcaagtaggcctcatggcaaggatgcagggatggtttaatatacggaagtccatcaacgaaattcatcatataaacaaagtcaaaaccacatgatcatttcattagatgctgagaaatcatttgacaaaattcattaccctttcattaataaagtcctggaaagatcaggaattcaaggcctgaatctaaatataggaaaatgcaaaatatatcaaaccagtagctaacatcaaactaaactgagaaaattgaaggaatcacactaaaatcagggactagacaaggctgcccactctttccctactttttcaatatggtacttaacgtcctagccatagcaatcaaacaatgaaagtaggtcattgaaaaaattagaagggatgaagtaaAAACACtgatatttgaagatgatatgatagtctacttaagcaacaccaaaattccaccagagaactacttaacctgatcaacaacttcagcaaactgtccgagtataaaattaacccaaacaattcagtagtcttcctctactcaaagggtaaacaggctgagaaagaaattaggaaaatgacacccttcacaatagtcccaaataatataaaataacttgctgttacttgaactaagaaaataaaaaatctgtatgacaagaacttcaaatctctgaggaaagaaattgaagaagatctcagaagatggaaagatctccgatgctcatagattggcaggatgattatggtaaaaaatggccattttgcaaaacgcaatctacagattcaatgccatcactaacaatattcctactcaattctttataaaggtaaaaagtgcaatttgccgtcatttggtataacataaaacccaggatagcaaaactatactcaacaataaaagaacttctgggggaatcaccatctctgacctcaagcagtattacagagcaatagtttgaatggtattggcatacagacaggcagatcagcggaacataattgaagacacagaaatgaacccacacacctatggtcatttgatctttgacaaaggagttaaaacatccaatggtagaaacatagcatttttaacaaatggtgctggatcaactggaggtcagcaggcaGAAGAGTGCAAATTGACCCATcattattaccctgtacaaaccttaagtccaagtggatcaaggacctccacatcaaaccagatacactaaaagtaatggataaaaagtagggaagagtctcgaaaacatgagcactaaggaaaatttcctgaacaaataccaatggcttatgctttaagatcaagaatcgacaaatgggacctcataaaactgaacagcttctgtaaggcaaaggacagtgtcattaggacaaaaaggcaaccaacagattgggaaaaaatctttaccaatcctgcttCTGATGGAGggtaatatccaaagtatacacaaaacacaagaagttagagtacagagagccaaacaaccctgttaataaatggggttcagagctgaagaaaacattctcagcttaGGAATATCCAATACCTGAAAAGCACAtaaggaaatgctcaacatccttagtcatctgggaaatgcaaatcaaaacaaagctgagaatccacctcacaccagtcaggatggctaagatcaaaaactcaggtgacaacagatgctggcaaggatgtggagaaagaggaacacttgtgcattgttgctgggatggcaaactggttcaatcactctggaaatcagtctgaaggttgctcagaaaattggacattccactacctgagcacacagctattcctgtcctgggcatatacccaaaagatgctgcaacatacaacacacatgctccactatgttcatagcagccttattcataatagccagaagctggaatgaacccagatgcccttcaacagaggaatggattcgaaaaatgtggtacatctacacaatggagtaccactcagctatcaaaaacaaagactacattcaattcataggcaaatggaaagaactagaaaatatcatccacagtgaggtaatccaatcacagaaaagcatgCTTGGTATGCTCTTGGGAGCGATGGCCTCAAatccctccattattgatgttattattatggttagcattaagtatgattgggttcatggaaaattcccagccagctgcagaagactaatacaaatgtggtggtcaagatgaataatcatatgataacgtgtgacgttaagatacccaatgtcatgacctgtaacctttctgaaaaaccaacatcctgctgactaatagatatgacaaacctctgacgtttctgacatcctgtcaacatcagccgattccctgaccacatgaatattgtgtccttggcgtgggtaaatgtttcttacttctctcctctctctgttacccattttatggtacaaattcagccttggggaaaaacaaaattgtcgccttgatgagacacttgtcttggagtccttcgtcacgtctcttgtcccccattctcttccagattcTCAGTACCCCTCgttgacagtatgcactcattgatacgtggatattgaccaaaacctcaaattacccaagatgcaatctacagatctcaggaaactcaagaagaaggatgaccaaagtgcagatgctcccactccttcttaaaatggggaacaaaagtatccataggagggggtatggaggccaaatctaaagcagagactgaagcaacagacattcagagcctgccccacatgtggcccatatatatacagccaccaaaactaggtaagattgatgaagctaaaaagtgattactgaaagggaccggatatacatctcccctgagagacacatccagagcatgtcaaataaagaggttagtgctagcagtaaactagtgaactgagaaaaggacgcCGTTTATAGGAtttagaggaaggattcaaagagctgaagggctttcaaccccataagaacagcaatgccaaccaaataaaccactagcaaaagattatacatggactgatccaggggtccaactgcatatgtaggagagaatatccttgttggggcacctgtggaagtggaagcccttgttcttaacaaggtgggaccctcagtgcaggggaatgtccaggaaggggtttctaagtgtcCTGGATTGGCGaaccatacatatgggagagggcacggcagggcttcttatggaccaaaagcttggaaagggaataaggtttgaataaaaagtatatatctatttaaaaaaaccaaaattttaaaaaatgataataatactaagatataatcaaaaaaagaaaatgtgaataagaaagaaattttaggatttggaaaaagatgaatgtcaggtatttgaaaaactgtatgaccatggtaaacactttaatatacttgagaaattttttacatgttactgaactgcatcttttttttaaatagtgaatggaaatccagtcccttcctgggTGTGAGtctaggtatccagatgtagtggaattcattatttgttggtcctgaacCTCTTGAGTCTTTCTAACACAgattatgccaaggaaactaggccaaggtgatatctaagccattgaccaaagtatctggactaacaattacaggtgaaattccaccttgtaaatgggacgagaggaataaaagatacctttaagggtttaaaaaaaatgaaatttacccaaaaaatccaataaaaaagtttaaaataaaaataacttaggaagtacaaaatactggggtgccattccacaatcatgatgtgtttctcctgtgatagcttacaggttaatttacttctcaaTAACTGTTTTCTTACAtgaaagtaagtaatggcatcatctgtggattGGATGGTGAGAAAAaaagctttgcctaacttgaataatTGATCCCCcccgagcatgtgcttaacattctaagcacagggaaattccctgaggggattaaagaacaaaatccaaacataaaacaggaacaacatcGATTTAAAAACTTTCTGCacgctgggtatgaaggcatgttacaactttaatcagttttgtaggtatttctaataaacacacaaagaaacaaaaatcctatcacagtcctagcagttgcatccaacaaagagagagctgtgaggtagtgcgtgctgcttctttccccagatacccctgggcctcaggcctgcacccagtgagctggaccaagagcagccaggttgaaattcctgctgccatggcaggattctgcaggaacatttccctttgacaacaaggaacctgtgtggaggagacctcttggtgagtcctcatggactctgcatttcctattctacagggagaagccctgccaggtctttggcaaggccagccagttgtttggggaagtctctggtcctgtggcagagggcaaGGAATGGCAGAAATAATGGCAAAaaaggataacccttctaggcctatgacctcctacttattttatcttttcacctgatgccttattcacattttcttactttcatacaactgtgatcttgatgagcagctggtctcttgttttcttaatcagttctttgttgtcacagacgtttttaacttactccagcccctgagacttattcacaccttctgtatgcagtaggactcttggtgggcctgtcatctcaaaaatagaaggttcggtaatccaaaagattggactccagtttacctcaggccaggaaagaagtcagccaccattagtaaaagagcaagggggAAATTACATACGAAAATCAAGTGCCctaatcagaagaaaagatcctcaacttctaaggcccgcacatctgcacccctctcttctgagctttgtatagtgatgttgtataactccagatggtagtaaaagacAGAGCTCTTCCCAGAAACGTCAAACACGATTTTCACCCTTACATCTGTGAGGTtgggtggcattatagcacacattgaGGTGGAATTATAACACCtaggataagaagacagaatccatatatcacactgccaaatggaccccctcctgaacttatggacccattaaaattgagctTCAACCTGAcctcaggccattccactcccttcccatcctcctgattcttatgtttgctagaagtaaaagatcatggtgcagcccccaatattctcatgcctgGACTTGgctattcaggaagaatgataatggagaagggatggctatgtggttacaatgtagtaacacaaggtccaggttgacatttgctcactgaggtccaatttaattgtcttgctgtatttgagaaagggaggatttcctacttaatatataaaagggacagaaatttattattttatatatgccatgtagttgatccctatgattccaagaaaaaggagtttttattgcaaaaaatcggattatagaccattgattttgtgaaatacatggatatgtaaatggaaacaatgtcagctgtcaaggactgcacagtaagcaaatatttccaggttttaaacactcagaggtatagaagaaatatattgccctccagaaaaagggaaaaacttAGGAATCGAAACGTGTTTCACATGCATTGTCTggagtagtagatttacttttaagaaaaatctccctcctccttggtccctagagattttgTTGCTAaagaaaatctgttctccaattcagggttgtaagcaactctccgtagcaaaagcattgttgacttctaatgaagcagagaaaaatgTCTAGCTTTGAAacagaggttgccaaatggtattcccagtgacacatgagagactggaggaaagggtccccacagaaattcatcagtgtggggagagctggttagtaggtaggccatagaactttccagtgacatcaccagtaagcccTTCACTGGACAATCTTTTGTATCTAAGAgctccctagaatcttctgtgatgtcaccagtgttgtggtgacaccaactgcctttgggatattccttcagttccctttggtttcacaggcatgtttcgccagctgcttaggctatttcggaaggaaaggggagatcaaggagagaacacaccaggtcagagggaagctgaccccctctctaatggaacaggaaggaggaaatcattctggggaagggttggtgagtcctgggcagagttggggaacatcctcaaggaggtaggtttgagatgtgccttctaagactaggccttacaagcaggagccttgggatttctcaaaggcaaaccaagagtcaggagttcctcatctttaatttgagagaaagccagaaagtggtaagccttcagtttcttttctggaagctttttaactgtgagtgtcaatgagtggcaggaggaggcactgtgagattaacaatgtgaccatacatggttgggagttgaagcacttcatcctctagattactgtaggttacataagtctgtGATggccagaggaaggaaggatgcacccctagacATGAATTCAGTTCTCACAAACTTTGGTCTGGAACACACATGATTAGAGCTTGGtggtgctaagcattatgaactccaggattgactgtaccacatctgatatgagataacaatgtcCCAGATGTTTATGTATCAGTCAGGTTATACTGTTCAGGGTGAAGGGtcctgtaatagtgagtgtggcacgtgtatggcattagaggttgggaagagggacatagcttaaggtGCAGCTTGAAAATAGCTTTtttgctctttcagggattcacccagtctctaccatttcctcttcctcaagtGCATTTTGGGATTCAGAATGGTCTTTTCCTCCCATgggccatcaaatatgcaaattcacttgggtttatctatctacaggttttggtaggaaggcctcatcccaaaatgtcatcagtcagcacgaggagtgtctaaaggaactggaggaactcaaatttgaaatccagaagtgtcaattcgagagggaggAACTTTATCAAATactggatctttatatctatgatgagtgggaccacaggtagtcattatgcccagtaacctgttcacattcttgtgctctctctctgctaaccctagatttcctcatagcacgacaagtttcacctctcatcctggattttaaggagatttggcaggcatttgcttgtgagatgagtaggtgctgtgtgtttagggtcaacctcttttgtacttgaccctgagcctcttggattagcattggttctgtcaacagctagaaggacctggtcacacttgctgcaactgtgtgtgtgaatgaaatgcctgcacgtatcactctttcctctgaatttgttcattatacactgattctatggcacctccatgcatgtagttggcattctaaatgtgtttggatatgggttgctatgtatgtatgtggaagtatatgtggtgttttactcaggatcaggaTGTCTGGGACCTTTGaatgggtctgaggatttgtttgatcaacagtttgcaggtcatgatagtgatgagtacgtggaggcccacactgatcaaaagagcactttgctccttctgtataccttggtggcacctaggactctcctgaggggaggaggtgctataaatcctcttccctgtcaaacttagttatgccctctgggaattcatgtaatgatagaaaccaaggattgagtatacctgctttcaaaacaagagaaatgtcatcacagctttctcttgggcccaaagctgtggcacagactggaggaatcttcttcctgaactagtcaattccatcatgctcacctggccagctcttgaaggtcaggtccctccaattGGTACCgtggctctgttgtcctgtgcccaggataataaacttaaccagtacaaatactttgaaggagcaagtatgtggtacatactgagtttaagtaatggagagaacagtctgatttcacctaatttgtttcacctgctttgatctttagttttttatgtttttaactatccagggattgtttattgtgacctagaaatgttcactgtggtcttgaccatttttattcccaaacaggcagctctcaggctctgccccccctatatagtgagtctttgcagaaccatatctcccaGGATTCCAAacagtccttatttcaaaacaaatatttccttatttacctgtaaatattttctatggatcgagtctcactgttgggttttggtctggtttttgacttttccactttcttcccttccaccattccttgaatttgaacttttctattatatattttttatttacatttcacctaattctgaaatcatgagtttaaaacattatttgttcctttggccttgacctaacccaggctgcacgtcgaattgccagtccttcaatccgaacatgagatgagaatgatggctatgcaaatgatgaccaactcaataagtgatgccatggagaggaacaaggagctcatacaagtgaagagttcctaccggtgagtcgctgacagagatgagaacccagcactaggcagggaatgcttctgtcctgtatggctttgaaccaaagtcagggctctggttctgtagtgtctgactcttaacaagaagcctgcctcctggcaagggtctcggatttgtagctcttggactcagttgtcctacatgtgaagggtgtagaagaccctccaattcttattttccccattaaggatcttctagatagaaaaggtttgcaccatgatgggaatatcaatcaactctgaatctctaggactctgacaggatgtctatgatccatgagaaacacatggcaAGATTGTACAGCTATTGGGTCTTCTATCCTCCCTCAGAGGGATTTTGACCTCTACTTGCAGATGATTTCAGCAAACTATGGACAtatgagctcccttatggaccatttcttctaccttgatttatataaacctttttagtgtcaggattttcagaaatactttgattcatgtggaatgtgtcctctggatttgacctcctctaattggtgatAACTTGTATAATGTTGCTCTAGTCTGGGGATGTCTGGGGATGAGGGAttccttgaagggatgattggacttgcaggagtgacaggcaaatagaagctggctgggatttaccaattttgtttgtggttcagcatcaggcactcccagctcctgcgtgaacaagctcaattggagaacaatatacagattttgctgaatgagaagagagaactgctggtggagcagactgaactgccagcatcctctgtggaggaaaagaggctctgtgaagaggccggaatgaacatctgtgaccccagagccaagcaagagcaggtagggttagggctcagggtcaggttgtcctcaggtcttaccataactatagacaaaccaatgtaactgtctattgactgatccatgtcctgacctaggtctcatccaagtgtttattcatgtgatggtttacaaggctttctgtggagatagccccttttcaagaaactgcatgtttggaaagcaaatgctcctgctcttcgagaatctgcacttcattaagggagataggttgatcacacagcacagcactacatgccattatgtatggagggtgctatgtgggagcccctctttagactagaacagggctttgagggatgaagcaaaagcctggagctcattttctttacagggatcgtgtgagactcaggaagtaagtagttttcaaggaggagagcctggtggaaatgccaaagaaatggttctcattgtcatttgtggtggcttttgttttcctcccctcatgtccctgtatatgaagatggtgacttcatgcttcatagatcttgggtaactacagagcctgtgtatcagcatgtcagtcctgtcttatttgagtgctcctggagagttcataactgggccttacaacctgaagctggttagaagagcaaggatgtggaaaatgtttctcaaaggctgagggttggcatgagagacttgagacttcaagaacaaagttatccgtatgtacccccaattctcaccaagaaaggtgcattgctgtgctgacctgcatcttagggagcattcggggaggccagttcatgacatgcagttttgcCCAGTCATTTCTAACTTactcctttaagcctaggtctctcaacaaacatgaagcttcctgttttgtgctggccagcagtctttgcatcattcgtccagttccaagtggagccccctctcttatttgtctcaacacattcttataccattcagctattttaaaaataaggattagatttcttcactttacctgaacagaggtATCCCCCggggaagattctggattgtcttattggcttcaccatgatcttgcatggaatcctagagtgcaaccgtctgctgacattgctttgctgactatatcatggtcactgcattctttcaggatagattccctctcaatattgtacacagtgctgcatttcagaaaattcactgtatgttatttatttagcctttttctaactgacattgaggttgttttaatatcacaggaactctaatgtgatcAAATGTTCCTGGTAACTGGCCATGAGTCACTGTCTgctctgatgcttccaaagtcttctatgaaggaaacagggtagcctttagtgaggggcctatgatgagtcagcatagagcttgacggagtcttttcctagaaatctctctcttggggatttgattttgtgttgtttaggctatctgtgcagaacatgtaacttacttgtcggaccagcaagtatctgcatagaaaggtttcctggagtggaaatgagtacaggccagggcagcacagcctgcttgagtctaagagacttgtacacagcattgttcccactaattcctcactcaacaggaaatgtgctgcataagagcaaagtttacgtttgtgcatgtgagtgtgtatctgtgtgtttgtgtttgtgtgtgtgtgtgtgtgtgt
Protein-coding sequences here:
- the LOC691414 gene encoding girdin-like isoform X3, which codes for MFRQLLRLFRKERGDQGENTPGFGRKASSQNVISQHEECLKELEELKFEIQKCQFEREELYQILDLYIYDEWDHRLHVELPVLQSEHEMRMMAMQMMTNSISDAMERNKELIQVKSSYRIRHSQLLREQAQLENNIQILLNEKRELLVEQTELPASSVEEKRLCEEAGMNICDPRAKQEQV
- the LOC691414 gene encoding girdin-like isoform X2, with amino-acid sequence MEAKSKAETEATDIQSLPHMWPIYIQPPKLGFGRKASSQNVISQHEECLKELEELKFEIQKCQFEREELYQILDLYIYDEWDHRLHVELPVLQSEHEMRMMAMQMMTNSISDAMERNKELIQVKSSYRIRHSQLLREQAQLENNIQILLNEKRELLVEQTELPASSVEEKRLCEEAGMNICDPRAKQEQV
- the LOC691414 gene encoding girdin-like isoform X1, which encodes MFRQLLRLFRKERGDQGENTPGQREADPLSNGTGRRKSFWGRVGFGRKASSQNVISQHEECLKELEELKFEIQKCQFEREELYQILDLYIYDEWDHRLHVELPVLQSEHEMRMMAMQMMTNSISDAMERNKELIQVKSSYRIRHSQLLREQAQLENNIQILLNEKRELLVEQTELPASSVEEKRLCEEAGMNICDPRAKQEQV